The region CCAGCGCAGGGTCTTTCTCAAAATGTTCTCTATGTTCATTGATGGTTGTTGCTCCAATACATCTCAGTTCACCTCTAGCAAGCATTGGTTTTAGGAGATTACTTGCGTCCATTGCTCCACCACTCGCTCCTGCTCCGACGACAGTATGAATTTCATCGATGAACAAAATTATTTTTCCTTCTGAATCTGTGACGTTTTTAAGAACTGACTTAAGTCTCTCTTCAAATTCACCACGGAATTTTGCACCTGCTATTAGAGCTCCCATGTCTAAGGAAATTAATTGACGGTCTTCAAGGGCTTTAGGAACATCTCCATTGATAATTCTTTGTGCTAAACCTTCAATGATTGCTGTTTTACCCACTCCAGCTTCCCCAATCAATACGGGATTATTTTTAGTTCTACGGCTAAGGATTTGAATCGTTCTTCGGATTTCCTCATCTCTTCCAATTACAGGATCTAATTTTCCATCTCTGGCTGCAGAAGTTAGGTCTAGGCCGTACTTCTGAAGAGCTTCGTAGCTATTTTCGGCATTTTTCTGGGTCACTTTTTTGTCCCCTCTAATTGAATTTATAGCCTTAATAAGGCTGTTTTTGTTGATTTGATTTTGCTCAAATAACCTATGACAAACTCTCTCGTCATCAAATAGGGAAATCACTAAATGTTCGCTTGAAATAAAATCATCTTCGAATGATTGTTTAATGTTTTTTGCTCTTGAAATTGAAAAAGATATATTTTTGCCAAAGAAAATTGATTCTTGAGCTTTAAGCATTTTTGGTTGGTTCTTTATAAATTCTTCTATTTCTGTAATTAGCTTTCTTATTATCCCGCCCGACCTTTCTATTGTTTTTATTGCGATTTCATTTTTCTTTAGAAGAGACCAAAGAAGATGTTCTGTTTCTAAAGTCTGATGTTTTTCAGTTAATGCTAAATCTTTTGCATCAATGATCCCTTGCCAAGCACTGTTAGTAAAATCATCAGGATTTACCTTCATCCTTTAACTTAATTTTTTCAGTTAGATACTATATCAAGTCTATTGATTGTATAAATATAAGAAAACCGTCCTATTTTGATTTGTCAAAATAAATTTGTGAGATCACTTTAAGCTTTTGGAACTAATTAGTTGAATTCTTAAAATCTTAATTTTAGCTAATTTAGGCATATGATTCATATTGATTAGCCTTTTTAATGAAATTAAAACTCTCCCATTTGATGGCGAATTAACATTTTTTCTAAACTAAAATAAACCATTTGATGTTTTAATTCGCAATAGTTTCTCATCTAAAAAAAATTATGCTTCGTTCTTTTTATTGAATTTCTAAATATATTTTTTCAAAAAAAAAGATGGGGGAGGCCCCATCTTTAATAAATTCTTTTGGAGATTTAGTTTACTACGATTTTTCCAACCATTCCTGCACCCCTATGAGGCTCGCAGTAAAAGTCGTATGTTCCAGCTGTGCTAAAAGTTCTCTCCCAAGACTCTCCTGGAGCAAAAGCTAAATCTGGATGACTTAGATCATCATTTCCGTCAAAAACGGCATTATGAGGAGCAAGTTTGTTGTTTACAAACTTTACGGTGTCGCCAGCGCTTATGTTTAGGGTGCTTGGTTCAAAAGCAAGCATTCCTGCATCGGTGCCAAGCTTAACTTCAACAGTTGAAGCATTCACATTGGATACGCCAATTACTAGAAATGCAAAAAAAGCAAATAACGCTGTTGAAATAGAACGAATCATGAAATTAATTCTTCTCTTTTTATAATTTTACTACGTTAGCTTCTGTTTGACATTTTAGTGTTTAGTTAGACCAGAATTATGTAAAACTTGACTTAGAGTTTTGGCATAGCTGATACCCCCAAAGGTTTCAGGAGAGGTTACGGGCTCATGTATAAAGTGTTTTTGTCTAAGACTAAATCTATCCCAGTTTGTAATTTGAATGGGAAGTAATATAATGAGGAGCTCAACAAGCCAAGTCCAAAGAGGGATTTGAGGGACTTTACTCATTCCTTTCCATTTTAGAAGCGTCTGAATTACTACATCAATACTTATATAGGGTTGCCCTAAAACCAATTTTTTTATTTTAGTGCCAGTAATAGCTTGCGCAGGTTTGAAATTAGAGGTGGCTAAATGCCCGCAAATGAAAGCAATATCTGCCGCGTGAATAAAATGAAACCTTGAAAATAATTTTATCCATCTTGCCAGCCAGATCCATTTCAATGCATCTCTAAGGCCTTTGGTCAGATAACTAGTTGGAAAATTACTTTTTCCGTCTAAACGACCACCAAAAACCAGTGTTGGAAATACAGTTATGATCTTAGTTGCAAGCTCATGTGATTCAAGCTCTCGGAGGCATTGTGCTTTCGTTTGTATATACTCTGTTCCATAGGTAAAAGCTTCCGGTAACAAATTTAAGTTTCTATCAAGAACACTTGCAGTTGAGAAATAAATTATTTGCTTGATATTGGAAGGATTTAGTAAATTGAGCAAATTTTTTACGGCATCAATATTTACTTCTTTCGCTCTTTTAGGATCACCCCAAGCAGTTGCAGTATGAATAACTCTGTTGACTTCTGAAATTTCTTTCTTGAACTTATTTGATTGTCTCAAATCTCCGACTAAAATTTTAATCCTTGGATTTTCTAAATTTATTGAAGTTATTTTTTTTGGATCTCTAACCCATAAAAATAATTCTGAACTTGAATTTTCGATTAGCCAATTTGTTATGTATTGTCCAACACATCCACTTGCACCAGTAATCAGAATTATTTCGTTTTTCAAGATGAAACTTTTATAAGTTCATTGACGTTTTTGCCAGCCTCGAAAAATACTCTTGCATTTTCCTCTGGGGTCCCAGGAAGTATTCCATGACCAAGGTTAAGAATATGTTTTCTACCTTTGGCTTTTTTGACGACATCAACAATTCTTGATCTGATCGCATTAGGAGTACCAAACAAAAGTCCTGGATCAACATTTCCTTGTACTCCTACTGTTTGAGGCAGCCTTTTTAGTCCATCCGCCATATCAACAGTCCAATCTAAAGAGACTATATCTACTCCGGTTTGTCCCATCCTTTCAAGAACTCCGGCACTGCCAGAGATATATAAAATCATGGGTGTATCTGGATGTTTATCTTTTACTAAATTGACTACTTTTTGTTGATAAGGTGCAGCAAACTCGTCATAGTCTTGTGGACTTAATTGTCCTGCCCATGAATCAAACATTTGAACTACTTGGGCCCCAGATTCAATTTGATAGGACAAATAGTTCGCAATTGATTCTGCAAAGTGATTTAAAAGTTGATGCAGTAGTTCTGGCTCTTGGAATGCCATCGCCTTTATAACTGCATAATTTTTGCTGCTTTTCCCTTCTACAACATATGCAGCAAGAGTCCATGGAGCACCTACAAACCCAAGAACTGCAGCCTTGTTCCCAACGCTTTCTCTTAGCCTTCCAAGGACTTCACCAACAAAAGACATGCTCTCTTCTGGTTGAAGAGGCTTTAAGTTTTTTACCTGCTTGAGGCTTCTTATTGGGTCATTTATCAAGGGTCCTTTACTTTCAACGATGTCAAAGTTGATTCCCATTCCAGGAAGAGGAGTCAAGATATCTGAAAAAAGTATTACTCCATCTGGTTGAAAAGCTTTAAAAGGTTGCATTGAAATTTCATAAGAAAGATCGGGGTTTTCGGATCTTTCCCTGAAACTTGGATGATTGTCACGTAGGTCGCGATATACCTTCATGTATCTCCCCGCTTGTCGCATCATCCAAACCGGAGGCCTTTCAACATTTTCTCCGCGAGCTGCACGAAGTAGTAAAGGAGTAGTTTCGGTCATTATTTTGTCCGTTTAATCGAAAAACTTACATGAAGCAGTAACTTGAAAATCATGAAATACGTTCTCTGCAAAAGTTCGTCATACCTTTTGAATTTTTACATCCAGCCGACAGTTGAAATTAGTTTATGAGGCAAGGTTGAAACATTTCTATTCGAGGAAGGTTAATTTTTCTTGGATTTATGCTTTAGAACCAGAACGCTAAGAGGAGGAAGGCAAAGATCTATAGAATTTTCATAGCCATGTATGTTGTATGAATCTGTTGATTTTCCTCCCATATTTCCTATATTTGAGCCTCCATATTGACTCGCATCTGTGTTGAAAATTTCTTCATAGAATCCATCAATAGGCACACCTATTCTGTAATTATCATGGTTTTGAGGGGTAAAGTTTGCCACTATTACTAACCATTCGCCATCAGTTTTTTCTCTTCTCATAAAACTAATTACGGAATTTTTATTATCATCGCAATCAATCCACTGGAAACCGTATTCGTCAAAATCATTTCTCCATAAAGCAGGTTCTTTTTTATATAAAGTATTCAAATCATCTACTAATTTCTGAATTCCTTTGTGAGGTTCAAAATTTAGAAGATCCCATTGTAAATCATCCCAAACATTCCATTCTTGGCGCTGCCCAAACTCCATCCCCATAAATATTGTTTTTTTACCTGGATGTGTCCACATATATGCAAGCAATGCTCGAGTGTTAGCATACTTCTGCCAGTCATCTCCTGGCATTTTGTGTAAGAGATGACTTTTCCCGTGAACAACTTCATCGTGGCTTAAAGCAAGCATGAAGTTTTCGGTAAAGTTATAACAAATGGAGAAAGTAATATTGTTTTGATTGAATTGTCTAAACCATGGGTCAATTTCAAAATAATCGAGCATATCGTGCATCCAACCCATGTTCCATTTTAGGTTGAAACCGAGTCCATCCATGTCAGTTGGTTTGGTTACACCAGTCCATGTGGTTGATTCTTCCGCAATAGAAAGTGAACCTGGAAAATGTTGAAAAAGAACGTGATTAGCCTGTTGTAGGAATCTAACTGCTTCAAAATTTTCATTTCCTCCGTCTGCATTAGGTATCCATTCACCCTCAGGACGAAGATAGTCTTTGTAAAGCATTGAGGCAACTGCATCAACACGTATTCCATCTATATGAAATTGATCAAACCAGAAAATTAGATTTGCAACTAGAAAATTACGAACTTCATTTCGACTGTAATTGAAAATTAATGTGCCCCATTCTTTGTGCTCTCCAATTTTGGGATCTGAATGCTCGTATAGATGGCTGCCATCAAAATAAGCAAGTCCATGCTGATCTTTAGGGAAGTGGCCTGGAACCCAATCTAGAATGATTCCTATTCCCTCTTTATGGCATGAATCAACGAAGGCACGAAACTCATCTGGTGATCCATATCTACTTGTAGGCGCATACCAACCAGTAACTTGATACCCCCATGAGCCATCAAAAGGGTGCTCTGAAATCGGCATAAGCTCGATATGAGTGAAGCCTCTCTCTTTGACATAGGGAATGACTTTATTTGCCAGCTCTTTGTAAGTAAGCAATCTTGAGCCAGGCTTCATATCTGCTGCTGGAACGGGAGCTCTATTCTCTCCGTTTGAGTTAATAAATGGTTCGTCTGAGGAAGCATGCATCCAGCTTCCTAAATGCATTTCATAAACCGATATCGGTTGATCTAAAGGATCCCTATTGTCACGCTTTGATATCCAAGACTGATCGCTCCATTGAAATGAATCGATTTTTGATATGACTGAGCTTTTTGCAGGTCTGACTTCATGTTGAAAACCATAAGGGTCGGCTTTTTCGTAACAATGTCCTTTCTCAGTCCTGATTTCATATTTGTATAAATCTCCCTCATTTAGACCAGGAATGAATAGTTCCCAAATTCCTCCTAGACGTTTTTGCATAGGGTGATGTCGGCCATCCCATGAATTGAGATCACCAATAACGGAAACGCTTTTTGCATGAGGCGCCCATAAGCAAAACATAACTCCTTGCTTTTTATCTATTTCAGTAATGTGAGCACCCATTTTCCGCCATATGTGATGGTGATTTCCCTCCGCGAAAAGATGTCTATCAATTTCACCCATCCACTCTTTTCGAAAGCTCCAGGGATCATGTTGCACATGTTCAATTCCTCCTCTATTTACTTTTATTTGATAATCAGTGCCAGGATCTTTATCTAAAACCCCTTCAAATATCCATTCATGGTTTGGATTTTGAAGCTGAATTTTTGTTCCTTGTGTTATTAGTTCAACTGCACTTGCTTCAGGCATCCATATTCGAGTTATCCATTTATCTTTAAACGGTTGAGGACCAAGAATAGAAAAGGGACTTTCATGTCGGCATTCAGAAAGTCTTTGTCCGTCATCTCTCAAAGAATCTAGAAGGATAGAGACGGGCATGACTTATTGCTGAAATAGCAGGTTAGCTTAATCCTATGTAAGTAAATATTGAACCCCTAAATGGAAATAAGTGACTCAAATTTAAGTTTTGAATTTGAAAGCAATAAAGAAATTGTAGTCACTAAGCAGTGAGGGCTGGGACCTTGGCACAAATATTGTTTTTGACCAGGATTTATTCCAATTGCTGGCCATCCAGATCCTGAGATTGAAATTCTTAAACGATCCCCTGCCTTAAATGTGGCGAGAATTGGTTGAAGTCTGATTTTTCTGGCGCTTTTTTTACCTCTATCACAATTAGCAATTCTGAGTACACCAGTCGAAAGTTGAGTCGCAGTGTTCTTGACCCCACTAGGGATTATTGATAATGCAACGAAAAGATCAAAACTTTCCCTGTCACA is a window of Prochlorococcus marinus str. MIT 0917 DNA encoding:
- the petE gene encoding plastocyanin, with the translated sequence MIRSISTALFAFFAFLVIGVSNVNASTVEVKLGTDAGMLAFEPSTLNISAGDTVKFVNNKLAPHNAVFDGNDDLSHPDLAFAPGESWERTFSTAGTYDFYCEPHRGAGMVGKIVVN
- a CDS encoding NAD-dependent epimerase/dehydratase family protein — protein: MKNEIILITGASGCVGQYITNWLIENSSSELFLWVRDPKKITSINLENPRIKILVGDLRQSNKFKKEISEVNRVIHTATAWGDPKRAKEVNIDAVKNLLNLLNPSNIKQIIYFSTASVLDRNLNLLPEAFTYGTEYIQTKAQCLRELESHELATKIITVFPTLVFGGRLDGKSNFPTSYLTKGLRDALKWIWLARWIKLFSRFHFIHAADIAFICGHLATSNFKPAQAITGTKIKKLVLGQPYISIDVVIQTLLKWKGMSKVPQIPLWTWLVELLIILLPIQITNWDRFSLRQKHFIHEPVTSPETFGGISYAKTLSQVLHNSGLTKH
- the hemE gene encoding uroporphyrinogen decarboxylase, with product MTETTPLLLRAARGENVERPPVWMMRQAGRYMKVYRDLRDNHPSFRERSENPDLSYEISMQPFKAFQPDGVILFSDILTPLPGMGINFDIVESKGPLINDPIRSLKQVKNLKPLQPEESMSFVGEVLGRLRESVGNKAAVLGFVGAPWTLAAYVVEGKSSKNYAVIKAMAFQEPELLHQLLNHFAESIANYLSYQIESGAQVVQMFDSWAGQLSPQDYDEFAAPYQQKVVNLVKDKHPDTPMILYISGSAGVLERMGQTGVDIVSLDWTVDMADGLKRLPQTVGVQGNVDPGLLFGTPNAIRSRIVDVVKKAKGRKHILNLGHGILPGTPEENARVFFEAGKNVNELIKVSS
- the glgB gene encoding 1,4-alpha-glucan branching protein GlgB; the encoded protein is MPVSILLDSLRDDGQRLSECRHESPFSILGPQPFKDKWITRIWMPEASAVELITQGTKIQLQNPNHEWIFEGVLDKDPGTDYQIKVNRGGIEHVQHDPWSFRKEWMGEIDRHLFAEGNHHHIWRKMGAHITEIDKKQGVMFCLWAPHAKSVSVIGDLNSWDGRHHPMQKRLGGIWELFIPGLNEGDLYKYEIRTEKGHCYEKADPYGFQHEVRPAKSSVISKIDSFQWSDQSWISKRDNRDPLDQPISVYEMHLGSWMHASSDEPFINSNGENRAPVPAADMKPGSRLLTYKELANKVIPYVKERGFTHIELMPISEHPFDGSWGYQVTGWYAPTSRYGSPDEFRAFVDSCHKEGIGIILDWVPGHFPKDQHGLAYFDGSHLYEHSDPKIGEHKEWGTLIFNYSRNEVRNFLVANLIFWFDQFHIDGIRVDAVASMLYKDYLRPEGEWIPNADGGNENFEAVRFLQQANHVLFQHFPGSLSIAEESTTWTGVTKPTDMDGLGFNLKWNMGWMHDMLDYFEIDPWFRQFNQNNITFSICYNFTENFMLALSHDEVVHGKSHLLHKMPGDDWQKYANTRALLAYMWTHPGKKTIFMGMEFGQRQEWNVWDDLQWDLLNFEPHKGIQKLVDDLNTLYKKEPALWRNDFDEYGFQWIDCDDNKNSVISFMRREKTDGEWLVIVANFTPQNHDNYRIGVPIDGFYEEIFNTDASQYGGSNIGNMGGKSTDSYNIHGYENSIDLCLPPLSVLVLKHKSKKN